A single genomic interval of Dyella terrae harbors:
- a CDS encoding discoidin domain-containing protein: MTGWRAAAYALLLVAGNASASGRVLDDFSQASAWRAEGTDDIETHLRAVDGPQGKGICLDFDFHGVSGAAMLKRELPISWPSNFTMSFDVRGTMSPNDLQVKFADDSGDNVWWYRHDALAPTDAWTGLSFRRSQVDFAWGPTQDRSLRRTQNLEFTIYAGQGGKGEVCFANLRMESLPAEPASWPVPRAKATSELKGHTAQRLLDGKGDWRSVPSADTTQDLTLDLRNERDFGGLQLRWLAGQQASHYQVALSDDGEQWRDISETRAGNGGDDAVFLPEARARYLRLRMLAGPSRSYGLTQLQVMDRAWGASPNVFFQAQAKRAPRGMYPRGFSGEQSYWTLVGVDGGAAQSALLSEDGAVEVGKGGWSIEPMILADRNLLTWASVRSAQSLMDGYLPIPSVQWQANGLSLDTTVAATGEPGRTELLLRYTINNTSGHSRRLTLALLARPFQVNPPTQFLNTPGGIHRIHDLAWRNGSLIVNGKDRVVPLQATDDFVASDFSEGDLPERLAHGQRPSVDALHSDEGFAQGALLYRMDVPAHGSRTIGMVVPMHDGDIALPRDPMAWLEQQIDEVAQSWRGKLNRVELQVPANQQSIVDTARSALAQMLMSRDGPALQPGTRSYARTWIRDGAMMTEGLVRSGHADVASQFVEWYAPHQFTNGKVPCCVDARGSDPVPENDSHGELIFAIAELWRYTHDRAQLERLWPHVQRAIVYMDQLRASESTAANQTTERRSLYGLMPASISHEGYSAKPMHSYWDDFWALKGYDDAVDLAGVLGHADEMSRIARERDRFRANLMASISASVSSHGIDYLPGAAELGDFDATSTTIALSPGNGDWLPRPLVDATFERYWKDFVARRDGQRTWDDYTPYELRTVATFVRLGWRERVQPLVDFFFADRRPAAWNQWAEVVGREPRKPRFVGDMPHAWIASDYLRSAYDLFAYERARDKALVLAAGIPATWLAGGGIGVEHLRTPYGELTYRLREERGRLVLQIGPGLKLPPGGVVLPWPYAGTPPTVAPPGARWEGGDLVIRKVPVTMSIELSKRH; this comes from the coding sequence ATGACGGGATGGCGCGCCGCCGCGTATGCCTTGTTGCTGGTGGCGGGCAACGCATCCGCGTCGGGGCGCGTGCTGGATGATTTCAGCCAGGCGTCGGCCTGGCGCGCCGAGGGCACGGACGATATCGAAACGCACCTGCGTGCCGTCGATGGTCCCCAGGGCAAAGGCATCTGCCTGGACTTCGATTTCCACGGTGTCTCCGGCGCGGCGATGCTCAAGCGCGAGCTGCCAATCAGCTGGCCGTCGAATTTCACGATGTCTTTTGACGTACGCGGCACGATGTCGCCGAACGATCTGCAGGTGAAGTTTGCCGACGACAGCGGCGACAACGTCTGGTGGTATCGCCATGACGCCCTGGCGCCCACGGACGCATGGACCGGGCTCAGTTTTCGTCGAAGCCAGGTCGATTTTGCCTGGGGCCCCACGCAAGACCGCTCGCTTCGTCGCACGCAGAACCTGGAGTTCACCATCTACGCCGGCCAGGGTGGCAAGGGCGAGGTCTGCTTCGCCAACCTGCGCATGGAATCCCTGCCCGCCGAGCCCGCCAGCTGGCCGGTACCCCGCGCGAAAGCCACGTCCGAACTGAAAGGCCACACGGCGCAACGCCTGCTCGACGGCAAAGGCGACTGGCGCAGCGTACCGAGCGCCGACACCACGCAGGACCTCACCCTGGACCTGCGCAACGAACGTGATTTCGGCGGCTTGCAGCTGCGGTGGCTTGCCGGCCAGCAAGCCTCGCACTACCAGGTGGCCCTGTCCGACGATGGCGAGCAGTGGCGCGACATCAGCGAGACCCGCGCCGGCAACGGCGGCGATGACGCGGTGTTTCTCCCGGAGGCCCGCGCGCGCTATCTGCGGCTGCGCATGCTGGCAGGGCCATCGCGATCCTACGGCCTGACGCAGTTGCAGGTGATGGATCGGGCCTGGGGCGCCTCGCCCAATGTGTTCTTCCAGGCCCAGGCCAAACGCGCGCCGCGCGGCATGTATCCACGGGGGTTCTCCGGCGAGCAGAGCTACTGGACGCTGGTCGGCGTCGACGGTGGCGCGGCGCAGTCGGCGCTGCTGTCCGAAGACGGTGCGGTTGAAGTCGGCAAGGGTGGCTGGTCGATCGAGCCGATGATCCTTGCCGATCGCAACCTGCTCACCTGGGCCAGCGTGCGCAGCGCGCAATCGCTGATGGACGGCTATCTGCCCATCCCGTCGGTGCAATGGCAGGCCAACGGCCTGAGCCTCGACACCACGGTGGCGGCAACGGGCGAGCCCGGGCGCACCGAGTTGTTGCTTCGCTACACCATCAACAACACGTCGGGACACTCGCGCCGACTGACCCTGGCCTTGCTGGCGCGGCCCTTCCAGGTCAACCCGCCGACGCAGTTCCTCAATACGCCCGGCGGCATCCATCGCATCCACGACCTGGCGTGGCGCAACGGCAGCCTGATCGTCAACGGCAAGGATCGCGTGGTGCCACTGCAGGCTACCGACGATTTCGTTGCCAGCGATTTCAGCGAGGGCGACCTGCCGGAGCGACTGGCCCATGGCCAACGCCCGAGCGTCGATGCCCTGCACAGCGACGAGGGCTTTGCACAGGGCGCGTTGCTCTATCGCATGGATGTCCCGGCGCACGGCAGCCGCACGATCGGGATGGTGGTGCCCATGCACGATGGCGATATCGCCTTGCCGCGTGACCCGATGGCCTGGCTGGAACAGCAGATCGACGAGGTGGCACAGTCGTGGCGCGGCAAACTCAATCGCGTCGAACTGCAGGTGCCGGCGAACCAGCAGTCGATCGTCGACACGGCGCGCAGCGCGCTCGCGCAGATGCTGATGTCACGCGACGGACCCGCGCTTCAGCCGGGTACGCGCTCATATGCGCGTACCTGGATTCGCGACGGCGCGATGATGACCGAAGGCCTGGTGCGCAGCGGTCACGCCGACGTCGCGTCGCAGTTTGTCGAATGGTACGCACCACATCAGTTCACCAACGGCAAGGTGCCCTGCTGCGTGGATGCCCGTGGTTCGGATCCGGTGCCGGAGAACGACAGCCATGGCGAGCTGATCTTCGCCATCGCCGAGCTCTGGCGTTACACGCATGATCGCGCTCAGCTTGAACGGCTGTGGCCCCATGTGCAGCGCGCCATCGTCTACATGGACCAGCTTCGCGCCAGCGAAAGTACGGCGGCCAACCAGACGACGGAGCGCCGCTCGCTTTACGGCCTGATGCCGGCATCCATCAGCCATGAAGGCTATTCGGCCAAGCCGATGCACTCCTACTGGGATGATTTCTGGGCCCTGAAGGGTTACGACGATGCGGTCGATCTGGCGGGCGTGCTCGGCCATGCCGACGAGATGTCGCGCATCGCACGCGAGCGCGACAGGTTCCGCGCGAATCTCATGGCATCGATCAGCGCATCGGTCAGCAGCCACGGTATCGACTACCTGCCCGGCGCCGCGGAGTTGGGTGATTTCGACGCCACCTCGACCACCATTGCGCTGTCGCCGGGAAATGGTGACTGGCTGCCGCGCCCGTTGGTCGACGCCACGTTCGAGCGTTACTGGAAGGATTTCGTCGCCCGCCGCGACGGCCAGCGCACCTGGGATGACTACACCCCTTACGAATTGCGCACGGTCGCCACCTTCGTGCGGCTGGGCTGGCGCGAGCGCGTGCAACCGCTGGTCGACTTCTTCTTCGCCGATCGTCGGCCCGCCGCGTGGAACCAGTGGGCGGAGGTGGTAGGGCGCGAACCGCGCAAGCCGCGTTTCGTCGGCGACATGCCCCATGCATGGATCGCCTCGGATTACCTGCGCTCGGCGTATGACCTGTTCGCGTACGAGCGAGCGCGCGACAAGGCACTCGTGCTGGCCGCGGGCATTCCCGCGACGTGGCTGGCCGGCGGGGGCATCGGCGTGGAGCATTTGCGCACGCCGTATGGCGAACTCACCTATCGGCTGCGCGAGGAACGCGGGCGGCTGGTGTTGCAGATCGGTCCGGGATTGAAGCTTCCACCTGGCGGCGTGGTGTTGCCCTGGCCCTATGCCGGGACGCCGCCGACGGTGGCGCCGCCGGGCGCGCGTTGGGAGGGAGGCGACCTCGTCATCCGCAAAGTCCCGGTGACTATGTCCATCGAGCTTTCGAAGCGGCATTGA
- a CDS encoding carbohydrate ABC transporter permease produces the protein MSKAVINGLLIGGTAVAVFPLLWMLSVSFMVPGEASSLPPPLWPSRPTLGNYHELFARAGMGRYLLNSLLVSSVITVLSLAFNLMAGYAFAKLRFAGRERVFQALLGGLVIPAQVAMLPLFLLLKYLGLVNSYAGVVAPAMATIFGIFLVRQYARGIPDDLIEAARIDGAGEWRIFVQIIMPLLTPIMVTLAIFTFLTAWNDFMWPLIVLTGQEHYTLPIALASLSREHVQDSELMMAGSVVTVLPVLVLFLALQRYYLQGLLLGSVKG, from the coding sequence ATGTCAAAAGCGGTCATCAACGGTCTGCTGATTGGCGGCACCGCCGTCGCCGTGTTTCCGCTGCTGTGGATGTTGTCCGTGTCGTTCATGGTGCCGGGCGAAGCCAGTTCACTGCCGCCGCCGCTGTGGCCGTCCCGGCCGACGCTCGGCAATTACCACGAGCTGTTCGCGCGGGCGGGCATGGGTCGTTATCTTCTCAATAGCCTGCTGGTGTCCTCGGTGATCACCGTGCTCTCGCTCGCCTTCAATCTCATGGCCGGCTACGCCTTCGCCAAGCTGCGCTTTGCCGGTCGTGAGCGCGTGTTCCAGGCGCTGCTCGGCGGCCTGGTGATTCCGGCGCAGGTGGCGATGCTTCCGTTGTTCCTGTTGCTGAAGTACCTGGGGCTGGTCAACAGCTACGCCGGCGTGGTCGCGCCTGCGATGGCGACGATCTTTGGCATTTTCCTGGTGCGCCAGTACGCGCGCGGTATTCCCGACGACCTGATCGAGGCTGCACGCATCGATGGCGCGGGCGAATGGCGCATCTTCGTGCAGATCATCATGCCGCTGCTCACGCCCATCATGGTCACGCTGGCGATCTTCACCTTTCTCACCGCATGGAACGACTTCATGTGGCCGCTGATCGTGCTGACCGGGCAGGAGCACTACACCTTGCCGATCGCGCTGGCATCGCTCTCGCGTGAGCATGTGCAGGATTCGGAACTGATGATGGCCGGCTCCGTGGTGACGGTACTGCCGGTGCTGGTGTTGTTCCTGGCCCTGCAGAGGTACTACCTGCAAGGGTTACTGCTGGGGAGCGTGAAGGGATGA
- a CDS encoding carbohydrate ABC transporter permease, producing the protein MNTQRTAWLFLTPALLVLALFFLIPVLAAFALSLTDFDLYALADLRNLRFVALGNYWELLHRPLFWSALGHTLYFVVIGVPLSMVVSLGAAMLLNSPLARMKPLFRTALFAPVVTTVVAVAVIWRYLFNTKYGLANYSLGLIGISPVDWLGDPRWAMPTIILFAVWKNFGYNMIIFLAGLQAIPADLYEAARIDGASPWRQFRHITLPMLAPTMLMVSILTVSGYFQLFAEPFVMTEGGPLQSTVSVLYLMYEEGFKWWNLGSASAVAFLLFLIMFAVTAVMLRASRQRGEA; encoded by the coding sequence CTGAACACGCAACGCACCGCCTGGCTGTTTCTCACGCCCGCACTCCTCGTGCTGGCGCTGTTCTTCCTCATCCCGGTGCTGGCCGCCTTCGCGCTGAGCCTCACGGACTTCGACCTCTACGCGCTCGCCGACCTCCGCAATCTGCGTTTCGTTGCGCTGGGCAACTACTGGGAGCTGCTGCATCGTCCGCTGTTCTGGTCGGCACTCGGCCACACCTTGTACTTCGTGGTGATCGGCGTGCCCCTGTCGATGGTGGTGTCGCTGGGCGCCGCCATGCTGCTCAACTCGCCGCTGGCGCGAATGAAGCCGCTGTTCCGCACCGCGCTCTTCGCACCGGTGGTCACCACCGTGGTCGCCGTCGCGGTGATCTGGCGCTACCTGTTCAACACCAAGTACGGCCTCGCCAACTATTCGCTGGGCCTCATCGGCATCAGCCCCGTCGACTGGCTGGGCGATCCGCGCTGGGCGATGCCGACGATCATTCTGTTCGCCGTGTGGAAGAACTTCGGCTACAACATGATCATCTTCCTCGCGGGCTTGCAGGCCATCCCTGCCGACCTTTACGAGGCGGCACGCATCGACGGTGCGTCGCCGTGGCGGCAGTTCCGGCACATCACCTTGCCGATGCTCGCGCCCACCATGCTGATGGTCAGCATCCTCACCGTGTCGGGCTACTTCCAGCTGTTCGCCGAGCCTTTCGTCATGACCGAAGGTGGCCCGCTGCAAAGTACCGTGAGCGTGCTCTACCTGATGTACGAGGAAGGCTTCAAGTGGTGGAACCTCGGATCCGCATCCGCGGTGGCGTTCCTGTTGTTCCTCATCATGTTCGCGGTGACGGCGGTGATGTTGCGCGCGTCGCGCCAGCGGGGCGAGGCATGA
- a CDS encoding sugar ABC transporter substrate-binding protein yields MTLGAACSSRTDDARTLTFWTIGREGEAVAKLIPDFEKEHPGLHVKVQQLPLTAAHQKLLTAIAGSSTPDLSQLGNTWIPELAALDALEPLQSRVDASKTIDASDYFANIWTTNRIGGQLYGVPWYVDTRLLFYRRDLLAKAGFDAPPRDWAQWRAMLAALSQPERGAWGILLPTNEFEQLLVLALQQDEPLLRDDNRYGNFRSEGFRRALTFYVDTFRQRQAPAITNVEAGNPWTEFGRGVYAFYLSGPWNIGEFRKRLPASQQDDWDTAPLPGPHGPGASNAGGSSLVIFRTSPHKDEAWQLIEFLSRPQVQQRLYDLLGDMPPRRSSWEGEALRNDPKARAFREQLERVKPTPPIPEWERIVTEMQLVAAQAAHGDLSIDEAAAEIDRRADRILEKRRWLMEHGRVAP; encoded by the coding sequence ATGACGTTGGGGGCGGCGTGCAGCAGCAGGACGGACGATGCCCGCACCCTCACCTTCTGGACCATCGGTCGCGAAGGCGAAGCCGTGGCGAAGCTGATTCCCGACTTCGAGAAGGAGCACCCCGGCCTCCACGTCAAAGTGCAGCAACTGCCTTTGACGGCGGCGCACCAGAAGCTGCTTACCGCGATCGCCGGGAGCTCGACACCGGACCTGTCGCAGTTGGGTAACACCTGGATTCCCGAACTGGCGGCGCTGGACGCGCTGGAGCCCCTGCAGTCGCGCGTGGATGCCTCGAAAACCATCGACGCCAGCGACTACTTCGCCAACATCTGGACGACCAACCGCATCGGGGGCCAGTTGTATGGCGTGCCCTGGTACGTGGATACGCGCCTGCTGTTCTACCGCCGCGACCTGCTGGCGAAAGCCGGCTTTGACGCTCCCCCGCGAGACTGGGCGCAATGGCGCGCGATGCTGGCCGCGCTCAGCCAGCCCGAGCGTGGCGCCTGGGGCATCCTGCTGCCGACCAACGAGTTCGAGCAGCTGCTGGTGCTGGCGCTGCAACAGGACGAACCGCTGCTGCGCGATGACAACCGCTACGGCAACTTCCGCAGCGAGGGCTTCAGGCGAGCGCTGACTTTCTACGTCGACACCTTCAGGCAGCGGCAGGCCCCCGCCATCACCAACGTGGAAGCCGGCAATCCCTGGACCGAGTTCGGGCGCGGTGTGTACGCCTTTTATCTTTCCGGGCCGTGGAACATCGGCGAGTTCCGCAAGCGCCTGCCGGCTTCGCAGCAGGATGACTGGGACACGGCGCCACTGCCGGGCCCCCATGGTCCGGGTGCCTCCAATGCCGGCGGCTCCAGCCTGGTGATCTTCCGTACCTCGCCCCACAAGGACGAGGCCTGGCAGCTGATCGAGTTCCTTTCACGTCCGCAAGTGCAGCAACGGCTTTACGATCTGCTGGGCGACATGCCGCCGCGCCGGTCTTCCTGGGAGGGCGAGGCGCTGCGCAACGACCCCAAGGCCCGCGCTTTCCGCGAACAGCTCGAGCGCGTCAAACCGACTCCGCCGATTCCCGAATGGGAGCGTATCGTGACCGAAATGCAGCTGGTGGCCGCGCAGGCGGCGCACGGCGATCTCTCGATCGATGAGGCGGCGGCGGAAATCGACCGGCGCGCGGACCGGATCCTCGAGAAGCGTCGCTGGCTGATGGAGCACGGGAGGGTGGCGCCCTGA
- a CDS encoding glucoamylase family protein produces the protein MTALTRSARILPKTALMVTALLVGLAGAAVQAAPAKAARQAAPMTQGKVPPMIDDLEKRTFDWFWDSANTQNGLIPDHYPTKSFASIAAVGFGLTAYGVGVERGYVTRDQAVERTLATLRFFHDAPQNDSEDDATGFHGFFYHFLNMETGKREARWVELSTVDTTLLLGGVLFAQSYYDRDTAQEKEIRQLADDIYRRVEWTWAQVRKPLISMGWTPGGKFIGYDWQGYDEAMLVYILALGSPTHPIGDDAWKAWSAKYDKKWGEFYGQTFLNFAPMFGHQYSHVWVDFRGIRDAWSRDKDLDYFENSRRATLAQRAYAIANPAKWTGYGENVWGLTASNGPGGLVVKGADGERTFHGYTARGAGLDYISDDGTIVPTAAAGSIAFAPEVVVPALENMKQRYGQWIYTKYGFVDAFNLSFHTQTDLRTGKLVPNVGWVDTVHLGIDQGPIVLMIENWRSDFVWNVMKKNPYIRKGLERAGFTGGWLEAKPSP, from the coding sequence ATGACCGCACTCACGAGATCCGCACGCATCCTTCCCAAGACGGCCCTGATGGTGACCGCGCTGCTGGTCGGACTGGCCGGTGCCGCCGTGCAGGCCGCGCCGGCAAAAGCCGCCAGGCAGGCCGCGCCGATGACGCAGGGCAAGGTGCCGCCGATGATCGACGACCTGGAGAAGCGCACCTTCGACTGGTTTTGGGACAGCGCCAATACGCAGAACGGCCTGATTCCCGATCACTATCCGACGAAGTCGTTCGCCAGCATTGCCGCAGTGGGTTTCGGTCTGACCGCCTACGGCGTAGGCGTGGAGCGCGGCTACGTCACGCGCGACCAGGCCGTTGAACGCACGCTTGCGACGCTGCGCTTTTTCCACGATGCGCCGCAAAACGACAGCGAAGACGACGCCACCGGCTTCCACGGTTTCTTCTATCACTTCCTCAACATGGAAACGGGCAAGCGCGAAGCGCGCTGGGTGGAACTGTCGACCGTCGACACGACGCTGCTGCTTGGCGGCGTGCTGTTCGCGCAGTCGTACTACGACCGCGACACCGCGCAGGAGAAGGAAATCCGCCAGCTGGCCGACGACATCTACCGCCGCGTCGAATGGACCTGGGCGCAAGTGCGCAAGCCGCTGATCAGCATGGGCTGGACACCGGGCGGCAAGTTCATCGGTTACGACTGGCAGGGCTATGACGAAGCCATGCTGGTGTACATCCTGGCGCTCGGCTCGCCCACGCATCCGATCGGCGATGACGCGTGGAAGGCCTGGTCGGCCAAGTACGACAAGAAGTGGGGCGAGTTCTACGGCCAGACCTTCCTCAACTTCGCGCCGATGTTCGGCCACCAGTACAGCCATGTGTGGGTGGATTTCCGCGGCATCCGCGATGCGTGGAGTCGCGACAAGGATCTGGACTACTTCGAAAACAGTCGCCGCGCGACGCTGGCGCAGCGCGCCTACGCGATCGCCAATCCGGCTAAGTGGACCGGTTATGGCGAAAACGTCTGGGGCCTCACGGCCAGCAACGGCCCCGGCGGCCTCGTCGTGAAGGGCGCCGATGGCGAGCGCACCTTCCATGGCTACACCGCGCGCGGCGCGGGCCTGGATTACATCAGCGACGACGGCACCATCGTGCCGACCGCCGCCGCCGGTTCCATTGCCTTCGCGCCGGAAGTGGTCGTGCCGGCATTGGAGAACATGAAACAACGCTACGGCCAGTGGATCTACACGAAGTACGGCTTCGTCGATGCCTTCAACCTGAGCTTCCACACGCAGACCGACCTGCGCACCGGCAAGCTGGTGCCCAACGTGGGCTGGGTCGACACGGTGCACCTGGGCATCGACCAGGGTCCGATCGTGCTGATGATCGAGAACTGGCGCAGCGACTTCGTGTGGAACGTGATGAAGAAGAATCCCTACATCCGCAAGGGCCTCGAACGCGCCGGCTTCACCGGCGGCTGGCTGGAGGCGAAGCCCTCGCCATGA
- a CDS encoding TonB-dependent receptor gives MASKHALSRHISLALAGLLTTAVLLPTAGFAQNSTATIRGHVGAPSGQTASEVVATNLKNGFTIRAQVGANGNYTLPSLPPGNYRIEAKGTGLSRDVTVQVGQALTLNLEPTAAPSAAEANAANLQGVTVSAALIETRTSEVGTNISQTQINTLPQNERNFLDFAKLVPGVTVSRDPNSKTFSAGGQSAENVNVFIDGASLKNNVLKGGVAGQDSTRGNPFSQEAVQEFRVLTQNYKAEYEQAGTAIITAVTKSGTNEFHGSVYDYFQNKSMISQDSFDKKNNVEKPDYRREQRGFSLGGPVLKDALTFFVNYDERKDVGNNTVQTGDPRFAQYNGTFPAPFHEKTFFGKLSWQVNQDNNVDMSLTTRRDNEVLGFGGATTYSARTDRKNRVDDLLVKWQSRGDGWTNDLMLDAGQAKWNPSAAEPDVPQQTYENNIAVIGGAVNMQNKGQNQRTLRDDLTFTDLNWHGQHTVKMGIKYAAYGITVEQNNNAVPSFYYQEGANYPGGFDSPYRAVYSPLGANANLHTNQFGAYVQDDWDVTQRLQLNLGLRWDYETNALNKDYVTPAAQIPTLEYLGLQNNISNGNNRSGYKGAIQPRLGFSLDVSGDGDQSTTIFGGAGRYYDRTPFDWIAQEAIHAAVPNYTFYFSPPDANGNPTKAGTIAWNPAYLSKAGLDGLIAQGVAGFGTEIDAVNNKTRPPHTDQFSLGVRQVWGDWTGSLTLARVLGYDQFTWAWNRVVAPGFVLNNLPGSPYGVVLHNVYKKTQSSSVLIGIDKPYTKASGWGVGLAYTYQDARQQGNDNYSLDYVSPAGYPGGHVGEKHHLVANGIVTGPWDTRLTGIFTYGSGLPFDVFKSSANCDYNCSFYHWDKYGKKYVNLDLSIAKEFRWGENQALELRLDVMNVFNRDVPNDNGYDLNYYSPTFGKLTSADPNLSRRFQIGARYSF, from the coding sequence ATGGCAAGCAAACACGCTTTGTCCCGTCATATCTCGCTGGCCCTGGCCGGCCTGCTCACTACCGCCGTCTTGTTGCCGACCGCCGGCTTCGCGCAGAACAGCACGGCGACGATACGCGGCCATGTCGGCGCACCTTCCGGCCAGACGGCCAGCGAAGTCGTCGCGACCAACCTGAAAAACGGCTTCACCATTCGCGCGCAGGTTGGCGCCAATGGCAACTACACGCTGCCCAGCCTGCCGCCCGGCAACTACCGCATCGAAGCCAAAGGCACGGGCCTGAGCCGCGATGTGACCGTCCAGGTTGGCCAGGCGCTCACGCTCAACCTCGAACCCACTGCCGCACCGTCGGCTGCCGAGGCGAATGCAGCGAACCTGCAGGGTGTCACGGTAAGCGCTGCGCTGATCGAGACGCGCACGTCCGAGGTGGGCACCAACATCAGCCAGACGCAGATCAATACGCTGCCGCAGAACGAGCGCAACTTCCTTGATTTCGCCAAGCTCGTGCCGGGCGTCACCGTGTCGCGCGACCCCAACTCGAAGACCTTCTCCGCAGGCGGTCAATCAGCTGAGAATGTAAACGTTTTCATTGATGGCGCCAGCCTGAAGAACAACGTGCTCAAGGGCGGCGTGGCCGGCCAGGATTCCACGCGCGGCAATCCGTTTTCACAGGAAGCCGTGCAGGAATTCCGCGTACTTACGCAGAACTACAAGGCCGAGTACGAACAAGCCGGCACGGCGATCATCACTGCCGTGACCAAGTCCGGTACCAACGAATTCCATGGTTCGGTGTACGACTACTTCCAGAACAAGTCGATGATCTCCCAGGACTCGTTCGACAAGAAGAACAACGTCGAGAAACCCGATTACCGTCGTGAGCAGCGCGGCTTCTCGCTCGGCGGCCCGGTGCTGAAAGATGCGCTGACCTTCTTCGTGAACTACGACGAGCGCAAGGACGTGGGCAACAACACCGTCCAGACCGGCGACCCGCGTTTCGCGCAATACAACGGTACCTTCCCGGCGCCGTTCCACGAGAAGACGTTCTTCGGCAAGTTGAGCTGGCAGGTGAACCAGGACAACAACGTCGACATGAGCCTGACCACCCGTCGCGACAACGAGGTGCTGGGCTTTGGCGGCGCAACGACCTACAGCGCGCGCACCGATCGAAAGAACCGCGTCGACGACCTGCTGGTGAAATGGCAGTCGCGCGGCGACGGCTGGACCAACGACCTGATGCTCGATGCGGGCCAGGCCAAGTGGAATCCCTCCGCCGCCGAACCGGACGTGCCGCAGCAGACCTACGAGAACAACATCGCCGTGATCGGCGGTGCCGTGAACATGCAGAACAAGGGCCAGAACCAGCGCACGCTGCGCGATGACCTCACCTTCACCGACCTCAACTGGCATGGCCAGCACACGGTGAAAATGGGCATCAAGTACGCCGCCTATGGCATCACGGTGGAGCAGAACAACAACGCCGTGCCGTCGTTCTACTACCAGGAAGGCGCGAACTATCCGGGCGGCTTCGACAGTCCGTATCGCGCGGTGTATTCACCGCTGGGCGCCAACGCCAACCTGCACACCAACCAGTTCGGTGCCTACGTGCAGGATGACTGGGATGTCACCCAGCGCCTGCAATTGAACCTGGGCCTGCGCTGGGATTACGAGACCAACGCACTCAACAAGGATTACGTGACGCCTGCGGCGCAGATCCCGACGCTGGAATACCTGGGACTGCAGAACAACATCTCCAACGGCAACAACCGGTCCGGGTACAAGGGCGCCATCCAGCCGCGCCTCGGTTTCTCGTTGGACGTCAGCGGCGACGGTGACCAGAGCACGACGATCTTCGGCGGTGCCGGTCGCTACTACGACCGCACGCCGTTCGACTGGATCGCACAGGAAGCCATCCACGCAGCGGTGCCCAACTACACGTTCTATTTCAGCCCGCCCGATGCCAACGGCAATCCGACCAAGGCCGGGACGATCGCGTGGAACCCGGCTTATCTGTCCAAGGCCGGCCTCGATGGCCTGATCGCGCAGGGCGTGGCCGGCTTTGGCACGGAAATCGATGCGGTCAACAACAAGACGCGTCCGCCGCACACCGATCAGTTCAGCCTGGGCGTGCGCCAGGTGTGGGGCGACTGGACCGGCTCGCTGACGCTGGCGCGCGTGCTGGGCTATGACCAGTTCACGTGGGCGTGGAACCGCGTTGTGGCGCCGGGTTTCGTCCTGAACAACCTGCCCGGCAGCCCGTATGGCGTGGTGCTGCACAACGTCTACAAGAAGACGCAGTCGAGCAGCGTGCTGATCGGCATCGACAAGCCCTACACCAAGGCCTCCGGCTGGGGTGTCGGCCTGGCTTACACCTATCAGGACGCGCGTCAGCAAGGTAACGACAACTACTCGCTCGACTACGTGTCGCCTGCTGGCTATCCGGGTGGCCACGTCGGCGAAAAGCACCACCTCGTGGCCAACGGTATCGTAACCGGCCCTTGGGATACGCGCCTGACCGGCATCTTCACCTATGGCTCGGGCCTGCCCTTCGACGTGTTCAAGAGCAGCGCGAATTGCGACTACAACTGCTCGTTCTATCACTGGGACAAGTACGGCAAGAAGTACGTGAACCTGGATCTGTCGATCGCCAAGGAATTCCGCTGGGGCGAGAACCAGGCGCTGGAGCTTCGCCTGGACGTGATGAATGTCTTCAACCGCGACGTACCCAACGACAACGGTTACGACCTGAACTACTACAGCCCGACGTTCGGCAAGCTGACGTCGGCCGATCCAAACCTCTCCCGCCGCTTCCAGATCGGCGCCCGCTACAGCTTCTGA